A genomic window from Populus nigra chromosome 7, ddPopNigr1.1, whole genome shotgun sequence includes:
- the LOC133699515 gene encoding arginine decarboxylase — MPALACCVDAAHAPPGYAFPAGDSSLPFPVPCSPGVPLSTTSILTAAAASENSSAHWSPSLSAALYKIDGWGAPYFSVNSSGNVSARPYGTDTLPHQEIDLLKIVKKVSDPKWVGGLGLQLPVIVRLPDVLKNRLESLQSAFDFAIQSQVYEAHYQGVYPVKCNQDRFVVEDIVRFGSPFRFGLEAGSKPELLLAMSCLCKGNPEALLICNGFKDGEYISLALIARKLALNTVIVLEQEEEIDLVIELSKKMSVRPVVGVRAKLRTKHSGHFGSTSGEKGKFGLTTTQILRVVKKLEQAGMLDCFQLLHFHIGSQIPSTSLLADGVSEAAQIYCELVRLGARMQVIDIGGGLGIDYDGSKSGNSDLSVAYGLEEYALAVVQAVKFVCDRKNVKHPVICSESGRAIVSHHSILIFEAISSSSTSAASMTSYEMQYYLGGLTEDARADYRNLTASAIRGEHEACLLYADQLKQSCVDQFKEGNIGMEQLAAVDALCELFYKTIGASDPVRTYHVNLSLFTSIPDFWGIGQLFPIVPIHRLDQRPGARGILSDLTCDSDGKIDKFIGGESSLPLHEIEGGGAGGNGGKYYLGMFLGGAYEEALGGIHNLFGGPSVVRVSQSDGPHSFLVTQAVPGPSCGDVLRVMQHEPELMFETLKHRVEEYCHHDEDSDDGDSDHGMGSIASLANSLASYFHNMPYLVAPCSVTAMNNSGFYYCNEDDYNAAADTSPCEDEK, encoded by the coding sequence ATGCCTGCCCTGGCTTGTTGCGTTGATGCTGCGCATGCGCCTCCCGGCTACGCTTTTCCTGCCGGGGATAGCTCTCTTCCGTTCCCGGTGCCATGTTCGCCGGGCGTACCTCTTTCAACAACCTCCATCCTTACCGCCGCCGCCGCCTCTGAAAATTCCTCTGCTCATTGGTCACCTTCCCTCTCTGCCGCGCTTTACAAAATCGATGGCTGGGGTGCTCCGTATTTCTCTGTGAATTCCTCCGGCAATGTTTCCGCCCGTCCTTATGGTACGGACACGCTGCCTCACCAGGAGATTGATTTGCTAAAAATAGTGAAGAAAGTTTCGGATCCAAAATGGGTTGGTGGGCTGGGGCTCCAGCTCCCAGTAATTGTTCGCTTGCCTGACGTGCTTAAAAACAGGCTCGAATCTCTGCAGTCTGCTTTTGATTTCGCAATCCAGTCTCAGGTCTACGAGGCTCATTACCAAGGTGTTTATCCTGTGAAATGTAACCAGGATCGGTTTGTTGTTGAAGATATTGTGAGATTCGGGTCTCCGTTCCGGTTCGGGTTGGAAGCTGGGTCAAAACCCGAGCTTCTCTTAGCTATGAGCTGTTTGTGCAAGGGAAACCCGGAAGCGCTCTTGATTTGTAATGGGTTCAAAGATGGAGAGTACATTTCTCTCGCGTTGATTGCGAGGAAACTCGCTTTGAATACAGTGATTGTGcttgaacaagaagaagagattGACCTGGTTATTGAGCTGAGCAAGAAAATGTCTGTTAGGCCTGTGGTTGGTGTTCGAGCAAAGCTGAGGACAAAACATTCGGGTCATTTCGGGTCCACTTCAGGTGAGAAAGGGAAATTCGGGTTAACTACGACCCAGATTTTGCGGGTCGTGAAGAAGCTTGAACAAGCAGGAATGCTTGATTGCTTCCAGCTGCTGCATTTCCATATTGGATCTCAGATCCCCTCTACATCCTTGCTTGCTGATGGTGTAAGCGAGGCTGCGCAGATCTACTGTGAGTTAGTCCGTCTTGGTGCCCGTATGCAAGTCATAGACATTGGAGGTGGGCTTGGTATCGATTATGACGGGTCTAAATCTGGTAATTCGGATCTTTCCGTGGCATATGGGCTTGAAGAGTATGCTCTAGCTGTCGTGCAAGCTGTCAAGTTTGTCTGTGACCGTAAGAATGTTAAGCATCCAGTTATTTGCAGCGAAAGCGGGCGTGCTATTGTTTCTCACCACtcaattttgatatttgagGCTATATCTTCAAGCTCGACTAGTGCTGCGTCAATGACTTCGTATGAAATGCAGTATTATCTTGGCGGGCTTACTGAGGATGCTCGTGCTGATTACCGGAACTTAACTGCTTCAGCAATAAGAGGTGAGCATGAGGCTTGCTTGTTGTACGCTGATCAATTGAAACAAAGTTGCGTAGATCAGTTTAAGGAAGGAAATATTGGTATGGAACAATTAGCTGCTGTTGATGCATTGTGTGAATTGTTCTATAAAACCATTGGTGCATCTGATCCAGTTCGCACTTATCATGTGAATTTGTCTCTGTTTACTTCAATTCCTGATTTCTGGGGGATTGGACAGTTGTTTCCAATAGTCCCTATTCATCGACTTGATCAAAGGCCTGGCGCGAGAGGAATTTTGTCTGATCTAACATGTGATAGTGATGGGAAGATTGATAAGTTCATAGGTGGTGAGTCCAGCTTGCCACTTCATGAAATTGAAGGTGGTGGTGCCGGTGGTAATGGTGGGAAGTATTACTTGGGGATGTTTTTGGGCGGGGCTTATGAGGAGGCGCTCGGTGGAATTCACAACCTGTTCGGTGGCCCTAGCGTCGTGCGGGTTTCACAGAGTGATGGGCCACACAGCTTCTTAGTCACGCAAGCTGTGCCTGGCCCGTCATGTGGTGATGTCCTCCGAGTTATGCAGCACGAGCCTGAGCTCATGTTCGAGACCCTGAAGCACCGCGTCGAAGAATATTGTCACCATGATGAGGATAGCGATGATGGTGATAGCGATCATGGAATGGGAAGCATTGCTAGTTTAGCCAACAGCCTTGCTAGCTACTTCCATAACATGCCTTATCTGGTGGCTCCTTGTTCAGTTACTGCTATGAATAATAGTGGCTTCTACTACTGCAACGAGGATGATTACAATGCTGCTGCTGATACTTCTCCCTGCGAGGATGAGAAGTGA
- the LOC133698139 gene encoding uncharacterized protein LOC133698139 isoform X1: MQFFDGYGYRGTSFEQTYRCYPASFIEKPQIESGDKIIMPPSALDRLASLHIDYPMLFELRNAAAERVSHCGVLEFIAEEGMIYMPYWMMENLLLQEGDIVRVKNVTLPKGKYVKLQPHTKDFLDISNPKAILETTLRNYSCLTTGDSIMVAYNNKKYYIDIVETKPSNAISIIETDCEVDFAPPLDYKEPEKPVASVSPSKATSQAEEVPAETGPKFNPFTGTGRRLDGKPMSYQPPPVSSGSKDKQPAVANDSRQPSLGSISKNTARQSQGKLVFGSNASRSPKETQQGAGKETKQEQTKKEERPKFQAFSGKKYSLKG, encoded by the exons ATG CAGTTTTTCGATGGATATGGATATCGCGGGACATCGTTTGAGCAGACATATCGATGTTACCCTGCTTCATTTATTGAAAag CCACAAATTGAAAGCGGTGATAAAA TTATAATGCCTCCCTCAGCTCTTGACCGTCTTG CATCTCTGCATATAGATTATCCAATGTTGTTTGAGCTTCGGAATGCTGCTGCGGAGCGGGTGTCTCACTGTGGGGTTCTGGAGTTTATTGCAGAGGAAGGCATGATTTATATGCCATACTGG ATGATGGAGAACCTGCTTCTACAAGAGGGAGATATAGTGCGCGTGAAAAATGTTACTCTTCCCAAGGGAAAATATGTTAAACTGCAACCTCACACAAAGGACTTTTTGGATATATCCAACCCAAAAGCTAT CTTAGAGACAACATTAAGGAATTATTCCTGCTTAACCACGGGGGATAGTATTATGGTGGCATATAACAACAAGAAATACTACATAGATATTGTGGAAACAAAGCCATCAAATGCAATAAGTATCATTGAGACGGACTGTGAGGTGGACTTTGCACCTCCCCTGGATTACAAGGAGCCTGAAAAGCCTGTTGCATCTGTTTCTCCAAGCAAGGCAACCTCCCAAG CTGAAGAGGTTCCAGCTGAGACTGGACCAAAATTCAACCCCTTTACGGGAACAGGTAGACGCTTGGATGGGAAACCGATGAGCTATCAGCCCCCACCAGTTTCATCAGGGTCTAAAGACAAGCAACCTGCTGTTGCCAATGACAGCAGGCAGCCTTCTCTcggatctatttcaaaaaatactGCACGCCAGTCTCAGGGAAAGCTTGTGTTTGGGTCAAATGCAAGTCGCTCTCCTAAGGAAACACAGCAG GGAGCTGGAAAAGAGACCAAACAAGAGCAGACCAAAAAGGAAGAACGGCCAAAATTCCAGGCATTCTCAGGGAAAAAGTACTCATTGAAGGGTTGA
- the LOC133698139 gene encoding uncharacterized protein LOC133698139 isoform X2, whose product MFFDGYGYRGTSFEQTYRCYPASFIEKPQIESGDKIIMPPSALDRLASLHIDYPMLFELRNAAAERVSHCGVLEFIAEEGMIYMPYWMMENLLLQEGDIVRVKNVTLPKGKYVKLQPHTKDFLDISNPKAILETTLRNYSCLTTGDSIMVAYNNKKYYIDIVETKPSNAISIIETDCEVDFAPPLDYKEPEKPVASVSPSKATSQAEEVPAETGPKFNPFTGTGRRLDGKPMSYQPPPVSSGSKDKQPAVANDSRQPSLGSISKNTARQSQGKLVFGSNASRSPKETQQGAGKETKQEQTKKEERPKFQAFSGKKYSLKG is encoded by the exons ATG TTTTTCGATGGATATGGATATCGCGGGACATCGTTTGAGCAGACATATCGATGTTACCCTGCTTCATTTATTGAAAag CCACAAATTGAAAGCGGTGATAAAA TTATAATGCCTCCCTCAGCTCTTGACCGTCTTG CATCTCTGCATATAGATTATCCAATGTTGTTTGAGCTTCGGAATGCTGCTGCGGAGCGGGTGTCTCACTGTGGGGTTCTGGAGTTTATTGCAGAGGAAGGCATGATTTATATGCCATACTGG ATGATGGAGAACCTGCTTCTACAAGAGGGAGATATAGTGCGCGTGAAAAATGTTACTCTTCCCAAGGGAAAATATGTTAAACTGCAACCTCACACAAAGGACTTTTTGGATATATCCAACCCAAAAGCTAT CTTAGAGACAACATTAAGGAATTATTCCTGCTTAACCACGGGGGATAGTATTATGGTGGCATATAACAACAAGAAATACTACATAGATATTGTGGAAACAAAGCCATCAAATGCAATAAGTATCATTGAGACGGACTGTGAGGTGGACTTTGCACCTCCCCTGGATTACAAGGAGCCTGAAAAGCCTGTTGCATCTGTTTCTCCAAGCAAGGCAACCTCCCAAG CTGAAGAGGTTCCAGCTGAGACTGGACCAAAATTCAACCCCTTTACGGGAACAGGTAGACGCTTGGATGGGAAACCGATGAGCTATCAGCCCCCACCAGTTTCATCAGGGTCTAAAGACAAGCAACCTGCTGTTGCCAATGACAGCAGGCAGCCTTCTCTcggatctatttcaaaaaatactGCACGCCAGTCTCAGGGAAAGCTTGTGTTTGGGTCAAATGCAAGTCGCTCTCCTAAGGAAACACAGCAG GGAGCTGGAAAAGAGACCAAACAAGAGCAGACCAAAAAGGAAGAACGGCCAAAATTCCAGGCATTCTCAGGGAAAAAGTACTCATTGAAGGGTTGA